The genomic stretch CGCGGGCTTTTTGGTGCCTGAAACCCCGGAGCGTTTATGAACAGAGACGAAAAAGCAGCGGTAATCGACGAGGTGGCGGATCAGATCCGCTCGGCCGAGGCGATCTTTGCCGTGGACTACCGCGGCCTGTCCGTGAAGGAGGCCGCGGATCTGCGGGACAGCCTCGTGGAGGCCGGCGCCACGTTCCGCGTGATCAAGAACCGCCTGACCATCCGCGCGGCCGACGCCGCCGGCGCCGAGTCGCTCAAGGAATTGCTCGAGGGCCCGACGGCGTTCACCTTCATCAACGAGGGTGGCGACGCCGCCATGGCCGCCAAGGCGCTCGCACGCTTCCGCCGCGAGACCGAGGCGCTCGCCTTCAAGGGCGGCACGATGGGCGACGAGACGCTGTCGATCGAGCAGATCGAGTCGATCTCGCGCCTGCCGGCGCGCGACGTGCTCACCGGGCAGTTCGTCGGTGTGCTGGCCTCGCCGCTCACCACGCTCGTGCGTGGCCTGGCCGGAATGATCTCCGGCCTCGCCAGTCAGCTCCAGCAGATGGCGGACCAAGGGTTGGTAAGCGGAGCTGCGAAGGAGCAGCCCGCGGAGACTGCGGCCCCGGTCGAGGAGGCCGCCACAGAGGCGCCTCCTGAGCCCGCAGCGGAGACTGAGACTGGGGAAGAGGCACCTGCTGCCGAGGCTGAGGCTTCAGCCGAGGAGGGGGAGCCCGGCAAGGACGCCACGGCCAAGCCGCAGGGCGACCCCGTGGAAGAGGCCGCAGAGGAAACATCGGAATCGGAAGAGTCGGATACGCCCTCCGAGGGCGAGACTGAGTAAGGAGGGCTGGATATGGCCACGAAGGTAACCACTGAGGACTGGATCGAGGAGCTGAAGAGCATCTCGGTCCTCGAGCTGTCCGAGCGCATCAAGGCGCTCGAGGAGGAGTTCGGCGTGTCGGCCACCGCGGTCGCCGCCGCGGCTCCCGCGGCCGGCGGCGCAGCGGCCGGTGGCGATGGCGCCGGCGCCGAGGAGGAATCCACCACGGTGGACGTCGTCCTCACCGCCTCCGGCGACAAGAAGATCCAGGTCATCAAGGTCGTTCGCGCCGCCACGGGCCTCGGCCTCAAGGAGGCCAAGGCGCTCGTGGACGAGGCGCCGAAGCCCGTGAAGGAGGGCATCGAGCGCGACGAGGCCGAGAAGCTGAAGGCCGAGATCGAGGAAGCCGGCGGAACGGTCGAGCTCAAGTAGCACTCTGCAATTCCGCAACTCAGCAACTCTGCAAACGGCCCCGCATCGCGGGGCCGTTTCTTGTTTGCGAATGCAGACAAGCGGGGATTAAGGCTCCTAACCCAGTCCTTCCAGGGGCTCTCCGGAAGGAACCGGAGACGGGGCTGGTTCGGGAGGCATTTAGATGGGAAATGACCACGGCCGCCTGGCCGATCTGATCGCAACACGCAACTCGGGCATGGGTTCGCTCTTTCCACGCTGCTGGCCTGGAGGGTTCCTCGACCGCCGCGACCCGCTCGGGTCCGAGTGGCTCCGCCGCGCCGGCTTCAAGCCCGCGGTAGCCGAGACGCCGCAGTGCACATGCGGCACCGGTCGTTGCGAGATCTGTAACTAGACGTAATCAGGTGACCTGAGTCACTTGACGCGCCCGCCCCTTGCATCCCGCCACCGAGAGGTGGGAGGGTTGCTTGGACAGGCCCGGCTCCCCGGGCCGGGCCGCAAGCGGAAGGAGCCTTAATGGCTGACCGCGTGCTCCACATCAGCTGGGGATCACCCATCCCAGGTCGCGAGGAGCGAGGCCTCGAGGTGTTCAACGAGGCGATGGGCTTCTATGGCCGCCTCCAGCAGGCCGGCCGGATCGAGAGCTTCGACGTCGCTCTCTTCCCGGCCACCAGCGACCTGAACGGCTACATCGAGCTGCACGGCACCCACGAGCAGCTCGACGCCGCCCAGCAGGACGAGGAGTTCCAGCGGATCACAATCGACGCGAGCCTCGTGGTCGCCGACCTCCGGGTGGCCGAGGCGGTGACGAACGAAGGCGTGGCCCAGGAGATGGCGCTCTACCAGCAGGCCATCAGCAAGGTCCCCCAGTCCGCGTAACCCAGAAGGAACCGTCCGCCACGCCGCGTAGAAAGCAGGCGTGGCGGACGTCCCAAACCTGAGCGAGATACTCGAAGCGACGGAGAGCAGGCGCGTAAGAGCGCTGCTCAACGAGCCAACCCCGGACACCACGGACCCGGTCGCCCGCGACTGGCTGTCCCGATGGGGAGCCAGCGGCGTGCAGCCCCGCCCGCTCACCTGCGAATGCAGAACCGGCAGATGCCGAATCTGCAACTAGCGGGCAGGAGCACAGCTCTGCAACTCCGCAATTCCGCAAGTCTGCAGCTCTAGGCCGCCGTAGCCAACACTCCAAATACCAGCTACTCTGAACGGCGGCCTATAGACGTAGCCGTCCCTCGAGCAGCGCTTCGCCACATATCGCGAAGCCTCGGGACGGGGTCCGTGATGGCCTGATTCCGCCCGCTCAGTCGGGGGAGCAAACGCCCCTGCGGGGGCGGAGTTCACTGTGCTATATTCGGCGGTCGCGCTTTGCGCCCGCCTGCTGCCCCCGCCGAACCCTCAAGGAGTTGCTGTTTTGGCACGTGCTGCTAGTCGCTCGCGTCGCACTTTTGCCCGCCTAGAGAACGCTTCTGACCTACCCAACCTGATCGACATCCAGAGGAAGTCCTTCGAGTGGCTTGTTGACACCGAGAAGGGCGGCCTCCGCGAGACCATCAACGACGTCTCGCCCATCGAGGACTACACCGGCAACCTCGCCGTGGTCTTCGAGGAAATCACCTTCGACGAGCCGGTCGCTCCGATCTCGGAGTGCCGCGAGAAGGACCTCACCTATGCCCGCCCGCTGACCGTCAAGGTCGCCTTCCAGAACAGGGAGACCGGCGAGATCCGCGAGCAGTCCGTCTTCATGGGCGACTTCCCGTGGATGACCGACTGGGGCACCTTCATCATCAACGGCACCGAGCGTGTCGTCGTCACTCAGCTCGTCCGCTCGCCGGGCGCGTACGTGATGGAGCCGAAGGACCGCGAGAAGCAGGTCTTCACGGCCAACCTCATGCCGGCCCGCGGCTCGTGGCTCGAGCTCGAGATCGACAAGAAGGGTCGCGTCTACGTCCGCATCGACCGCAAGCGCAAGCTCCCGATCACGGTGCTCCTGCGCGCGATGGGCTACGCGTCGGACGAGCAGATCCTCGAGATGTTCGACAACTCGCTCTACATCCGCAACACGATCGAGGCGGACACCGAGGTCACGAAGACCGAGGAGGGCGCGCTCATCGAGCTGTTCAAGAAGCAGCGTCCGGGCGAGCCGCCGAGCGTGGACAACGCCCGCGCGCTGCTCAACCAGCTGTTCTTCGACCCGAAGCGCTACGACCTCACGCGCGTCGGCCGCTACAAGCTCAACTCGCGCCTGAAGCTGGATGAGAACCTCGACACGAGGACGCTCACCCACCGCGACATCATCGAGCTGATCCGCGAGCTGATC from Thermoleophilaceae bacterium encodes the following:
- the rplL gene encoding 50S ribosomal protein L7/L12, with translation MATKVTTEDWIEELKSISVLELSERIKALEEEFGVSATAVAAAAPAAGGAAAGGDGAGAEEESTTVDVVLTASGDKKIQVIKVVRAATGLGLKEAKALVDEAPKPVKEGIERDEAEKLKAEIEEAGGTVELK
- the rplJ gene encoding 50S ribosomal protein L10, whose translation is MNRDEKAAVIDEVADQIRSAEAIFAVDYRGLSVKEAADLRDSLVEAGATFRVIKNRLTIRAADAAGAESLKELLEGPTAFTFINEGGDAAMAAKALARFRRETEALAFKGGTMGDETLSIEQIESISRLPARDVLTGQFVGVLASPLTTLVRGLAGMISGLASQLQQMADQGLVSGAAKEQPAETAAPVEEAATEAPPEPAAETETGEEAPAAEAEASAEEGEPGKDATAKPQGDPVEEAAEETSESEESDTPSEGETE